In Setaria italica strain Yugu1 chromosome I, Setaria_italica_v2.0, whole genome shotgun sequence, the genomic window GATTATACATGAATTGCTCAATGTGGAACTTAGACTCACATGTTCATAAACATCTTTACCAGCTCCACTAGCATCAGCATACCTGTGCAGGTTCAAATAGGGTCAGATTAACTGAATAGACTTACATTTCAGACCCAGCATCAAGTAAACCAAATGCTTCAAATGTAATGATGACCATATGTATCATCACAGGCATTTCCTTGGAAATATTTACTTCATTATGGAAATATCAAAGTCTTTTTCAGAATGAGTGCTTACGGCAGAGAATCATGAGCAACAAAATCAATGTTATGCTTATCCAAGAATTCTTCTGACACCACCCATGGAGCATCAGGGATGACTTCATCAACCCACCTGGACATGTCGAAAAATATATGAGATACAATATTGCATTTACTAATATTAACTATGATAATAAAGCATGAGAAAGATGGTTACTTGCAATGACGAAGTGACTCATATCGCTCATCCTCAGTCATTACAGTTCTTCCTTTGTATTTATGTGTCAACTCATCATTGCAGCATCCGACAAGAAGATATGTATTTGGAAACCTGCAGATTTGAAAGCACTCACTCAGTCTGCTCACATTACAATAGTTTTAGACTTTCAGTAAGGCAATTTTAATAGTGCTTAAGCACAGATGGTAGCAGGGTTAATAGCAGTTAGAAGTTAGATGCACTCGATTTACTGAATACACGCACAAAAAAGGCTGTTACTTGTATCACTAGTGTCATTATGGAGTAACCTTTAAAGATCTATGCAAAGCTTCATACTTAAGAAACCAACAATGGCTGCAGGGTTCCTTACGAAAGGTATCACAGAAAAGTCAGATGCTTCAACTATACAAGTAATCCTAATAGACTTGTTTCTTTCTCTCCCTGCATGCCAGAAGTACCCAAAGTTCTGTTATGTGAACAAGTTTGAGGAAAATATTGAATGTCCCTAAAAGCTAACTGACTGTGACAGGAACATTTCCAGATCAGTGTCTTTTAACAAAGCAGAAATATTTAACGAGCTACTTATAGATACAAATTCTTAAAGGTCACTGTGGTAGGCATAGCCATATAGGGAATGCATAATTCATCAGAAATCACAGATAGATTCAGATAGAAAGGCAAATTTCCATAGAACAGACTCGTTTCACTAGAGCAAGCACGTGTACAAATGATATCCAAAGAATAAAAACCGGGTACCAACATCCATTCCGTTGCCTATTTCAGTAGTTGGAAGATGCTCAGCAGTTGGCACTACACGACAACGCATGGGGATTCTGGATTCGTATCTGCGAGCAAGAGAATCATAGTCCCAAGCCTCTAACAAAAAAGTTGGCACTACTGAAGCAGTCCGTGGCAACACAGCAGAGCAAAGGTGCTGTCCAAGCTAAAAGGAAATGAACGACTGAATCCGAATCGGACTACGCAATTAAGGACAAAACCTGACATAGACACTATACACACTAAACTACCCATTAACAGCAACAAGGAGAAGAGCCATCCAGAGAAATATCACATCAGGTAAAAGCATAACATACCATTTCCACCAAAAAACCTACCCAATTGCCACAGGAGGATGCCTACAGCAATATCACACATCAAGCAACCCACTAATCCACAATAACACTAACGCGGATTCCAGTCTATTCACAGCAGTACTTGCACAAAATGGAAATCACGCGTGATAATATAACCAGGTGACCCTTTTCAGTCTATTCAAAAAATATGAGAAGGGGAAAAAACCCTTCTCCCGGCCAATCTAGCACTGAACCATCTAATCCGGCGCGATCCGTTCCTCACAGCAAGCACCACTACAGCAGCAACCATTGCGCGCTACGCACGCAACGGCGCCCGGCCCCAACACACCAGCGCGAGGCGCAGATCGAAGCAGTTTAATTCAAGCAGCccagagaggaggagggaggcagAGGGAGGGGTGTGGTGTCCTCACAGCTTCTTGGCCTGCTCGAGCGACCTGGCGTGGCCGAAGTGGAAGAGGTCGTAGATGCCGTCGGCGTAGACCCGGATCGGGCGGTCCGTGGGCACctgcgcctcgccggcgccattGGGGGCGGCGCGGTCGACCTCGGCGACGTCCCCCTCGGCCTCCTTccagtcctcctcctcctcctgcgagGACTCCGGcctcggccgcgccgcctcggcctTCGCGTCGTCGGCCATgtgaggggggagggggggaggaggaggaggaggtggaggcggtcgAGAAGCTTCGGAAAGGGAAAGAGGGGGGCCGAGCGCGTCGAAGAGGGAGACGGGTATGGAGAGGTGTGTACAAGTAGGTTTCGGGCTCGATCGGCTGCGTCACTGTCTGGTGGGCCTGGACGTGACGTTGTGGGCCTAGGTGTGACACTGTGGGCCCAAGTGATGCCGTCTGCAAAGACTGAAACGCCGTCCGTGCCTTGCGGAGATGAGATCAGGGTGCCCCATGAATCCATGATGATTTGCGAAGACATCGTACATGTGCTGATGGGCAACACAACCAACCTTTCTGGAATTAAGATTTTTCGTCAAAAAAAGACTTCTGAAAATAATGGAGTGGGATGGTAGTTACCTGAAATTTTCTATCCTGCGGTCTAAATTTACTGTAATGCTCAGGAACGGACGTCCGACGCATCAGACGCTCTAATCCCCGTCACCTTTGTATTGTTAGTTAATTAAATTAGAATAGTATAAAATGACGTGGCCTAACTTGCACCACACATTTTTCTACTTTCATTCTTTATCTCTCCcaactgctctctctctctccaatttcCAACCATTCAGCTCGATGAGACTCCGACGAGCTCAGCGGCCGCATGGAGGCAACGACATCGGGGCAGCGCTCGGACGGGCGAGGAATAAGCAGCACGCCATGGCACTCCGACAAGCGTGGCAGCGAGAAGCAGCGTCAGTGTGGTGAGCGCAACAGCGACACGGGCAGCACTCCGACGAGTGAGGCAGCGGATTGCCGTGATTTTGCCCGTTTCCCGTGAGCTTATGGATTCTGTGGGGCAAGGCCGTGGCCGATCTACGCACGCTGCCGGAGCCTGGGAAGGGCGTCGGGTGCTGCTCGAGCGTCGAAGGCGcgggccgccgctcccccgcggCCAGGGGGCGAGCCACGCCGACCGCTAAAGGAGTTGCTCCGCCCACAATGAGTTTGGCCGCCTGGGAGATTCACGAGGAAGGCTGTCGGGCGCCGGGGCGCTACCGGGCGCGGGCTACAGCTCCCCCGTGGCTAGGGACGAGCCGCGCCGGCTgccaccatcctcctccagCACCGTTTCCTAGTGTCGGATCCCGCTATGCAGTGCTCCTCCTGCTCAGGTTTGCTTCATGTTGCAAGAGTATGTTTCAAGTGTTTCAGAaaaatgttgcaagtgtttcatgtggatgttgcaaagtagatctagATGTTGCATATGTTTCACACATGTTTTATCTGGATGTTGCATTTTCAATAAAAGATTTGAAAGTTCCATGCAACACGAAACAGATGTTGCGGCGggttttttcctcatcatcaacgGATAGCCCCCCGAAtgccatgttgcaataggtatctcACGATGTTGCAGTAAGGATTCTTGGATGTTGCCAGCGCTGTAGATGCACACGGGTGTTGCGGATGAACGTATTGTCTGACGTTGCACGATTGATTTTCTGAGATGTttcgatgttgcaatagttggcttttgttgtttcatctgtcaatttttcatgttgcaatatttcttcttgtacgagctcaaccccaactcaacatatgatgatttttttagaaatattgcatgaaacatgtgttcaatgttgcggtgggaattttcCCTCACAAATATTATGTTtacattgagctatttttttCGCATCCTTTTcatgttgcaaccatagattttcgatgttgcagctattttgttttgatgtcGGATAATTAGTGGTATTTATTTTGGTACTACTGTAGTCGTCAGATTTAAAACGGATGGTGATATATACGTCCGACGGGAGTTGCTTCCGCcagacgtccgggcgctagcaagcCCCCTAAATTTATCTAGCATCAATGGATATTGGTTGTAAATTTGTAACATAAGCGATGCATCTCGAATTATTGAATTATGAATGGACCATCAAACTTAAAATCTATCGACCTAGTCTTTCAGTAGGTGTTTATAGGAGTGAGCTGAGTGCGCACGTATGATGGTGATACTGATATATGCGCTGTTTTCTTGAAACAATAATTTTTTACTGATTTTTGCGATGTGGGCTACATGTGGAGCATAGGTGTATAATTGTATATGAAGAGTATAAATGTATAATAagttcttttcctttttaggaaTTAAACTCGGTATACAGGCAGGTCCACCGCGTCCACTGTATACCAGACTCCGTGGTCCAAAACTCCAAACTCATCATACAAGCAACGATCACCCCTGTATCTCTTCAAGTGCACAATTCTTCTCCACGTGGCTGATGGTCCTTGACTTGTCGTTGCCATTCTTCTTTTAAGCAAAACCATTTTTctcgattttttttaaaatttcgtGCCACTAGGAGTATGATACGAACTGCTGATTATTTATGAATTCAGACATTCAAGTATTCAACCATTTTCCTAAtaagacaaaaaaaatgaattgaATACTGGATCGggttcctctttttttttagataaaaaaaCGAATTCTCAAATCAGTTTCCCAGATGTTAAGGCCCACATGTGTAAAGTGGGCTTACTAATCCGCCGGTCTAGCTAATGGGCCAGATATCCAAGAAATGGGCCTTCTTTCGGTTCTTCTTACAATAGTACTAACACAGTAACACTAACATCCACTCTGATGATTAGTGCTTGTACCATCAGCCTTATCAAATGATCAATTCACACGGTAAAAAAATGGCAGCACAAGAACGGGGTATTCACCAATATGACCATAAATGAAGACAAACAGACCAATTCAC contains:
- the LOC101785003 gene encoding choline-phosphate cytidylyltransferase 1, encoding MADDAKAEAARPRPESSQEEEEDWKEAEGDVAEVDRAAPNGAGEAQVPTDRPIRVYADGIYDLFHFGHARSLEQAKKLFPNTYLLVGCCNDELTHKYKGRTVMTEDERYESLRHCKWVDEVIPDAPWVVSEEFLDKHNIDFVAHDSLPYADASGAGKDVYEHVKKLGKFKETQRTDGISTSDIIMRIVKDYNEYVMRNLARGYTRKDLGVSYVKEKRLRVNMGLKNLRDKVKQHQEKVGEKWSTVAKLQEEWVENADRWVAGFLEKFEEGCHSMGTAIKERIQERLKAQSRDFGSLLQYESDDYEEEDDEDEHFEDVKE